A window of Archangium lipolyticum contains these coding sequences:
- a CDS encoding glycoside hydrolase family 15 protein produces MRQRIDDYALLGDCHSAALVGRDGSIDWACFPRFDSAAVFCRLLDLRKGGSFRVSPEGPYQSRRRYIDDTNVLVTTFTTPTGVLEVTDCMPVRLALARSSRVGTRHSLLRRLRCVGGEVDARMVVAPRFEYGAFVPHIRLTSPRTAELVGGADALWVTATRPLSAHENALRARWHLRPGDEVWVEAAWTPSLVQRGLEDMPDQNAMRRRLEETITFWREWISHCAYEGEYTQAVRRSALVLKALTYAPSGAIVAAPTTSLPEEPGGVRNWDYRYTWLRDTTLTLISLMLLGYREETIAFRHWMGRTSAGRPEDVQIMYGIRGHRRLPEVELTHLEGHQGARPVRVGNGAVKQLQLDVFGEMLEGAWLFSKMGGRMTGEAWDFLRGLVDGVCERWREPDQGLWEIRDEPRHFIHSKLLCWVAVDRGLRIARARRLPAAVGRWSRERMLLREYLLREGARTGWFAQAVGSDRADASVLQLPALGFLPSAHPLVSRTVDKVRQTLERDGLLFRYHAPDGLSGGEATFLLCSFWLHDVLVHSGRTQEAEELLRHLLSLANDVGLYAEEAVPGTGEAMGNFPQAFTHMALVASCAQLSAGRSFQLPRPGAYDYADFALTYHLGRRSILMSHFSWEAVM; encoded by the coding sequence ATGCGGCAGCGCATCGACGACTACGCCCTGCTGGGCGACTGCCACTCCGCGGCGCTGGTGGGCCGTGATGGCTCCATCGACTGGGCGTGCTTCCCCCGGTTCGACTCCGCCGCGGTGTTCTGCCGCCTCCTCGACCTGCGCAAGGGGGGCTCCTTCCGGGTGAGCCCCGAGGGCCCCTACCAGTCCAGGCGCCGCTACATCGACGACACCAACGTGCTCGTCACCACCTTCACCACGCCCACCGGCGTGCTGGAGGTGACGGACTGCATGCCCGTGCGCCTCGCGCTGGCGCGCAGCTCGCGCGTGGGGACGCGGCACTCGCTGCTGCGGCGGCTGCGCTGTGTCGGTGGCGAGGTGGATGCACGCATGGTGGTGGCGCCGCGCTTCGAGTACGGGGCCTTCGTGCCACACATCCGCCTCACCTCGCCTCGGACGGCGGAGCTGGTGGGCGGCGCGGACGCGCTGTGGGTGACGGCCACGCGCCCGCTCTCCGCGCACGAGAACGCCCTGCGCGCCCGCTGGCACCTGCGGCCCGGAGACGAGGTCTGGGTGGAGGCGGCGTGGACGCCCTCGCTCGTCCAGCGCGGTCTGGAGGACATGCCGGACCAGAACGCGATGCGCCGGCGGCTGGAGGAGACCATCACATTCTGGCGCGAGTGGATCTCCCACTGCGCCTACGAGGGCGAGTACACGCAGGCGGTGCGCCGCTCTGCGCTGGTGCTCAAGGCGCTCACGTACGCGCCCTCGGGCGCCATCGTCGCGGCCCCCACCACGTCCCTGCCCGAGGAGCCGGGCGGCGTGCGCAACTGGGACTACCGCTACACCTGGCTGCGGGACACCACGCTCACGCTCATCTCGCTGATGCTCCTGGGCTACCGGGAGGAAACCATCGCCTTCCGGCACTGGATGGGGCGCACCAGCGCGGGCCGGCCCGAGGACGTTCAAATCATGTACGGCATCCGCGGCCACCGGCGGCTGCCGGAGGTGGAGCTGACCCACCTGGAGGGCCACCAGGGTGCACGGCCGGTGCGCGTGGGCAACGGAGCGGTGAAGCAGCTCCAGCTCGACGTCTTCGGGGAGATGCTCGAGGGGGCGTGGCTCTTCTCGAAGATGGGCGGGCGGATGACGGGGGAGGCGTGGGACTTCCTGCGCGGGCTGGTGGACGGCGTGTGCGAGCGCTGGCGCGAGCCGGATCAGGGCCTGTGGGAGATCCGCGACGAGCCCCGGCACTTCATCCACTCGAAGCTGCTGTGCTGGGTGGCGGTGGACCGGGGGCTGCGCATCGCGCGGGCGCGGCGGTTGCCGGCGGCGGTGGGGCGCTGGTCGCGTGAGCGCATGCTGCTGCGCGAGTACCTGCTGCGCGAGGGCGCGCGCACCGGGTGGTTCGCCCAGGCGGTGGGCTCGGACAGGGCGGATGCGTCGGTGCTGCAACTGCCCGCGCTCGGCTTCCTCCCGTCGGCCCACCCGCTGGTGAGCCGCACGGTGGACAAGGTGCGCCAGACGCTGGAGCGCGACGGGCTGCTCTTCCGCTACCACGCCCCGGACGGGCTGAGCGGCGGGGAGGCCACCTTCCTGCTGTGCTCCTTCTGGTTGCACGACGTGCTGGTGCACTCGGGTCGGACGCAGGAGGCGGAGGAGTTGCTGCGCCACCTGCTGAGCCTGGCCAACGACGTGGGCCTCTACGCGGAGGAGGCGGTGCCGGGCACGGGCGAGGCGATGGGCAATTTCCCGCAAGCCTTCACGCACATGGCCCTGGTGGCCTCGTGTGCCCAGCTCTCAGCGGGCCGCAGCTTCCAGCTCCCGCGGCCCGGCGCATACGACTACGCGGACTTCGCGCTCACCTACCACCTGGGCCGGCGCTCCATCCTCATGTCCCATTTCTCGTGGGAAGCGGTGATGTGA
- a CDS encoding class I SAM-dependent methyltransferase gives MMWESPFLRCPRSGEPLRAEGDALVSSTARYPLRHVAGSTYADFRLELDEVARLQRETYEQEDSRYVREGLEDKRAFMAGFVEDRVRGRVKAKEEFLLRALRRLPLGAGSRVLEVGCNDGRYLNTVAALSGCEGVGIDLSERSIAQAVAARPEHLRTRFHVAQATALPFADASFDVLLSFDVFEHLGHPGFIATMRECHRVLRPGGVLLVYVVSQKDTFTLHETIRRVSHGKLGVDDGEGHRYENFIHPDFFRSAARESGLEVKDVTAYHGYWTLLAEECLHNVAPRALYRLFSFLDAPLVRQEHGNGFLALSERPARAEVRR, from the coding sequence ATGATGTGGGAGTCCCCCTTTCTTCGCTGCCCCCGGAGCGGCGAGCCGCTGCGCGCCGAGGGCGATGCGCTCGTGAGCTCCACGGCCCGCTACCCGCTGCGCCACGTGGCGGGCTCCACCTACGCCGACTTCCGGCTGGAGCTCGACGAGGTGGCGCGGCTGCAGCGGGAGACCTACGAGCAGGAGGACAGCCGCTACGTGCGGGAGGGCCTCGAGGACAAGCGGGCCTTCATGGCCGGTTTCGTCGAGGACCGGGTGCGCGGGCGGGTGAAGGCCAAGGAGGAGTTCCTCTTGCGCGCCCTGCGGAGGCTGCCGCTCGGCGCCGGGAGCCGCGTGCTGGAGGTGGGCTGCAATGATGGGCGCTACCTCAACACCGTGGCCGCGCTCTCCGGTTGCGAGGGCGTGGGCATCGATCTGTCGGAGCGCTCCATCGCCCAGGCGGTCGCGGCCCGCCCCGAGCACCTGCGCACCCGCTTCCACGTGGCCCAGGCCACCGCGCTGCCCTTCGCGGATGCCTCCTTCGACGTGCTGCTGTCCTTCGACGTCTTCGAGCACCTCGGGCACCCGGGCTTCATCGCCACCATGCGCGAGTGCCACCGGGTGCTGCGTCCCGGCGGCGTGCTGCTGGTCTACGTCGTCTCGCAGAAGGACACCTTCACCCTGCACGAGACCATCCGCCGGGTGAGCCACGGGAAGCTCGGCGTGGACGATGGCGAGGGCCACCGGTACGAGAACTTCATCCACCCGGACTTCTTCCGCTCGGCGGCCAGGGAGAGTGGTCTGGAGGTGAAGGACGTCACCGCCTATCACGGCTACTGGACGCTGCTGGCCGAGGAGTGCCTCCACAACGTGGCGCCGCGCGCCTTGTACCGGCTCTTCTCCTTCCTCGACGCGCCCCTGGTGCGTCAGGAGCACGGCAACGGCTTCCTCGCGCTGAGCGAGCGCCCGGCCCGCGCGGAGGTGCGGCGATGA
- a CDS encoding LA_2272 family surface repeat-containing protein, which translates to MKLEVSVCAGVMAAMVGFSAGAEQPAPEHQPAVAEVTQPAPAQEVHMPVSLSLLPGISTNGFTSGNVVNNLSVGLLATHAGRVDGMAASIVGNWVNRELRGAEFAVGANYAGQVKGVQSSVGANVSGGSMRGLQVVVGVNIAGGEMVGAQLSSGINIAAGDTRGLQAAVGLNVAPDMAGLQVSSAVSIARRLDGAQLSLLNVGGDVNGAQVGLVNIARKVKGLQLGLLNVAGEAEGAPIGLLSFVGNGQLHLQAWASDVTLTNVALKLGGKNIHTLFTVGVEPGRAGQQRRWSAGLGMGGHIPSGRFFVDVDALAFALREGTFLGDSNDLLAQLRVIGGWQLAPRLALFGGVTGNTLITFRGEALEGVDRFGLGRVYRSGDTSVRLWPGLVAGIQI; encoded by the coding sequence ATGAAGCTCGAGGTCTCGGTGTGCGCGGGAGTGATGGCGGCGATGGTGGGGTTTTCGGCGGGGGCCGAGCAGCCAGCGCCCGAGCATCAGCCCGCGGTGGCGGAGGTCACCCAGCCGGCTCCGGCCCAGGAGGTCCACATGCCCGTGAGCCTCTCCCTCCTGCCCGGCATCAGCACCAATGGGTTCACGAGCGGCAACGTGGTGAACAACCTCTCCGTCGGATTGCTCGCCACGCACGCGGGCCGGGTGGACGGCATGGCCGCGTCCATCGTGGGCAACTGGGTGAACCGGGAGCTGCGGGGCGCCGAATTCGCGGTGGGTGCCAACTACGCCGGCCAGGTGAAGGGGGTGCAGTCCTCGGTGGGGGCCAACGTGTCCGGGGGCTCGATGCGGGGCCTGCAGGTGGTCGTGGGCGTGAACATCGCGGGGGGCGAGATGGTGGGCGCGCAGCTCTCCAGCGGCATCAACATCGCGGCGGGTGACACGCGCGGCCTCCAGGCGGCGGTGGGTCTCAACGTCGCCCCGGACATGGCGGGCCTGCAGGTGTCCTCGGCGGTGAGCATCGCGCGGCGCCTCGACGGCGCTCAGCTCTCCCTCCTCAACGTGGGAGGGGACGTGAACGGCGCGCAGGTGGGCCTCGTCAACATCGCGCGGAAGGTGAAGGGCCTGCAGCTGGGCCTCCTCAACGTGGCCGGAGAGGCGGAGGGAGCCCCCATCGGCCTGCTGAGCTTCGTGGGCAACGGCCAGTTGCACCTGCAGGCCTGGGCCAGTGACGTCACCCTGACGAACGTGGCGCTGAAGCTCGGCGGCAAGAACATCCACACCCTGTTCACGGTGGGGGTGGAGCCCGGCCGCGCGGGCCAGCAGCGCCGTTGGTCGGCGGGCCTCGGAATGGGGGGCCACATCCCCTCCGGACGCTTCTTCGTCGACGTGGATGCCCTCGCCTTCGCCCTGCGCGAGGGCACCTTCCTGGGTGACAGCAACGACCTGCTGGCACAGCTCCGGGTGATCGGCGGCTGGCAGCTGGCCCCGCGCCTCGCGCTCTTCGGCGGGGTGACGGGCAATACGCTCATCACCTTCCGCGGAGAGGCGCTGGAGGGGGTGGACCGGTTCGGCCTGGGCCGGGTCTACAGGTCGGGAGACACGAGCGTGCGGCTGTGGCCGGGGCTCGTCGCTGGCATCCAGATCTGA
- a CDS encoding ABC transporter substrate-binding protein/permease has protein sequence MRARGELLWGADAQGGAPYVFQDPMDPNRLIGFEVDLANALAGKLGVRARPVLGPWDSLLELLARGDFDVALNGIEVAEEKRRVCLLSRPYYSAGERLTVRRGDPQAPHVLSQVKGRPVGTLPGSLAERILRREGAQVRTYEGGQDEIFADLKLGRTDAVLLDEPITRYYGTIEPDLEVAPGSFGEVRYAVAVRLGEEDLLRAIDEALDELARDGTLRSIYERWGLWNPETAALLGDPNPSPSGVPEQYDAWRAAVGKVPPFLERVRERYPATLALFARGALMTLGVSLLSMALAVATGVVLAVMRVFGPLPLRWLAMAYIEVVRGTPLLVQLTLVYFGLPQLGLRLDPLTAGVLTLGLNYAAAEAENYRAGISSVPAGQHEAARVLGLTRWQTLRHVVFPQAMRISLPPMTNDFIALLKDSSLVSLVTLTELTRTYLNLANAMRDHLGLGLLVAAIYLLLGLPFAHLARTVEARLGRHLKEVTR, from the coding sequence GTGAGAGCCCGTGGAGAGCTGTTGTGGGGGGCCGACGCGCAAGGCGGCGCGCCCTACGTCTTCCAGGATCCGATGGACCCCAACCGGCTCATCGGCTTCGAGGTGGACCTGGCCAACGCCCTCGCCGGGAAGCTCGGCGTGCGGGCGCGTCCGGTGCTCGGTCCGTGGGACTCGCTGCTGGAGCTGCTGGCGCGCGGCGACTTCGACGTGGCGCTCAACGGCATCGAGGTGGCCGAGGAGAAGCGGCGCGTCTGCCTCCTGTCGCGCCCCTACTACTCCGCCGGAGAGCGGCTCACCGTGCGCCGGGGAGACCCCCAGGCGCCCCACGTGCTGTCACAGGTGAAGGGCCGTCCGGTCGGCACGTTGCCCGGCTCGCTCGCCGAGCGCATCCTCCGCCGCGAGGGCGCGCAGGTGAGGACCTACGAGGGTGGGCAGGATGAGATCTTCGCGGACCTGAAGCTGGGCCGTACGGACGCGGTCCTGCTCGACGAGCCCATCACCCGGTACTACGGCACCATCGAACCGGACCTGGAGGTCGCACCGGGCTCCTTCGGCGAGGTGCGCTACGCGGTGGCCGTGCGGCTGGGGGAAGAGGACCTGCTGCGAGCCATCGACGAGGCGCTGGACGAGCTGGCGCGCGACGGCACACTGCGCTCCATCTACGAGCGGTGGGGCCTGTGGAACCCCGAGACGGCGGCGCTGCTGGGAGACCCGAACCCGAGCCCGAGCGGCGTGCCGGAGCAGTACGACGCGTGGCGGGCGGCGGTGGGAAAGGTGCCGCCCTTCCTCGAGCGCGTGAGGGAACGCTACCCGGCCACGTTGGCCTTGTTCGCCCGGGGAGCGCTGATGACGCTGGGGGTGTCGCTGCTGTCCATGGCGCTGGCGGTGGCGACGGGCGTGGTGCTGGCGGTGATGCGCGTCTTCGGTCCCCTGCCCCTGCGCTGGCTGGCCATGGCCTACATCGAGGTGGTGCGAGGCACGCCGCTGCTGGTGCAGCTCACCCTGGTGTACTTCGGACTGCCGCAACTGGGCCTGCGGTTGGATCCGCTCACGGCGGGCGTGCTGACGCTGGGGCTCAACTACGCGGCGGCCGAGGCGGAGAACTACCGCGCCGGAATCTCCAGCGTGCCCGCGGGCCAGCACGAAGCGGCCAGGGTGCTTGGCCTCACGCGGTGGCAGACGTTGCGGCACGTGGTGTTCCCGCAGGCCATGCGCATCTCCCTGCCACCAATGACGAATGACTTCATCGCGCTGCTCAAGGACAGCTCGCTGGTGTCGCTGGTGACGCTCACCGAGCTCACGCGCACCTACCTCAACCTGGCCAACGCCATGCGGGACCACCTGGGCCTCGGCCTCCTCGTGGCCGCCATCTACCTGCTGCTCGGCCTGCCCTTCGCGCACCTGGCGCGCACGGTGGAGGCCCGGCTCGGCCGGCACCTGAAGGAGGTGACACGATGA
- a CDS encoding aldo/keto reductase, with protein MLTRTHPKSGEKLPAIGLGTWQTFDVGPSPAERKEQKAVLKRFLASGARVIDSSPMYGRAEQVVGDLLRELGEERPPFLATKVWTSGKEAGQEQMRDSMRKMGHGQLDLMQVHNLVDWRTHLPTLREWKASGRIRYLGVTHYLRSAFDDLEKLIREESLDFVQLPYSIALRDAEERLLPAAAEHGTAVLVMRPFESGDLFRRVKGKALPPWAADFDCKSWAEFFLKYILGHPAVTCPIPATSNPRHLEDNLRAGTGRLPDTKTRARMVEYLGL; from the coding sequence ATGCTGACGCGCACCCATCCCAAGAGCGGCGAGAAGCTGCCCGCCATCGGCCTCGGAACGTGGCAGACCTTCGACGTGGGGCCCTCCCCCGCCGAGCGCAAGGAGCAGAAGGCGGTCCTCAAACGCTTCCTCGCCTCCGGCGCCCGGGTCATCGACTCCTCCCCCATGTACGGCCGCGCCGAGCAGGTGGTGGGGGATCTGCTGCGGGAGCTCGGCGAGGAGCGCCCCCCCTTCCTCGCCACCAAGGTGTGGACCTCGGGCAAGGAGGCCGGCCAGGAGCAGATGCGTGACTCGATGCGCAAGATGGGCCACGGCCAGCTGGACCTGATGCAGGTGCACAACCTCGTGGACTGGCGCACCCACCTGCCCACCCTGCGCGAGTGGAAGGCCTCCGGGCGCATCCGCTATCTCGGTGTCACCCACTACCTGCGGAGCGCCTTCGACGACCTGGAGAAGCTCATCCGCGAGGAGTCACTGGACTTCGTGCAGCTGCCCTACTCCATCGCCCTGCGCGACGCGGAGGAGCGGCTGCTGCCCGCGGCCGCCGAGCACGGCACCGCGGTGCTGGTGATGCGCCCCTTCGAGAGCGGGGACCTCTTCCGGCGGGTAAAGGGCAAGGCCCTGCCCCCCTGGGCCGCCGACTTCGACTGCAAGAGCTGGGCGGAGTTCTTCCTCAAATACATCCTCGGGCACCCGGCGGTGACGTGCCCCATTCCGGCCACGAGCAACCCGCGTCACCTCGAGGACAACCTGCGCGCGGGCACCGGGCGCCTGCCCGACACGAAGACCCGGGCCCGCATGGTGGAGTACCTCGGCCTGTAG
- a CDS encoding zinc-dependent alcohol dehydrogenase family protein has product MRAMVLPAPGQPLRLEERPIPEPGPEQLLLRVHACAVCRTDVHVTDGELARPKLPLVLGHEIIGRVVKVGERARIFAPGTRVGVPWLGWTDGTCQYCLSGRENLCDNARFTGYQIDGGYADYAVADHRFCFPIPEGYPDLQAAPLLCAGLIGYRCLRMAGNAERLGLYGFGAAAHVIIQVARYQGRRVFGFTRPGDVAAQDFALRLGAEWAGDSDVPPPVQLDAAILFAPVGSLVPAALACVVKGGTVVCGGIHMSDIPAFPYSLLWGERTVRSVANLTRQDGLDFLALAPRVPVHTEVQSFPLEAANEALAALRGGRVHGAVVLDMGISAPASGQ; this is encoded by the coding sequence ATGCGTGCCATGGTGCTCCCCGCTCCGGGGCAGCCACTCCGGTTGGAGGAGCGGCCCATTCCGGAGCCGGGTCCCGAGCAGCTCTTGTTGAGAGTCCACGCGTGCGCGGTGTGCCGTACGGACGTGCACGTGACGGATGGCGAGCTGGCGCGTCCCAAGCTGCCGTTGGTGCTGGGGCACGAAATCATCGGCCGGGTGGTGAAGGTGGGGGAGCGCGCGCGAATCTTCGCTCCAGGCACCCGGGTGGGTGTGCCGTGGCTGGGGTGGACTGACGGGACGTGTCAGTACTGCCTCTCGGGCCGGGAGAACCTCTGCGACAACGCGCGCTTCACCGGCTATCAGATCGACGGCGGTTACGCCGACTACGCCGTGGCGGACCACCGCTTCTGCTTCCCCATCCCCGAGGGCTATCCGGACCTGCAGGCGGCGCCCCTGTTGTGCGCGGGGCTCATCGGCTACCGCTGCCTGCGCATGGCCGGGAACGCCGAGCGGCTGGGGCTGTATGGCTTTGGAGCGGCGGCGCACGTCATCATCCAGGTGGCCCGATACCAGGGGCGGCGGGTGTTTGGCTTCACGCGCCCGGGAGACGTGGCGGCGCAGGACTTCGCGCTGCGGTTGGGGGCCGAGTGGGCGGGGGACTCGGACGTGCCGCCGCCCGTGCAGCTGGATGCGGCCATCCTCTTCGCGCCCGTGGGGAGCCTGGTCCCCGCCGCGCTGGCCTGCGTGGTGAAGGGGGGCACCGTGGTGTGCGGGGGCATCCACATGAGCGACATCCCCGCGTTCCCCTACTCCCTGCTGTGGGGTGAGCGCACCGTGCGCTCGGTGGCGAACCTCACGCGGCAGGACGGGCTGGACTTCCTCGCGCTCGCCCCGCGGGTGCCGGTGCACACCGAGGTGCAATCCTTCCCCTTGGAGGCCGCCAACGAGGCGCTGGCGGCCCTGCGAGGGGGACGGGTACACGGCGCGGTGGTACTGGACATGGGCATCTCCGCCCCCGCGTCAGGCCAGTGA
- a CDS encoding lysylphosphatidylglycerol synthase transmembrane domain-containing protein, with the protein MGSERHELSLEAPAGVPLTARASEPLPAPDGPLAARKPMRARVQAVLRPAFAVLGLGMLVLLVRNVGAEELRKVLTRAAPWLPLVFALELGRLSLDALATWVAYGGRARQVPFRSMFRAQLISTVVSTLAPAGRVAGEATKAALVSPYTGGATAMAAAATSQAASLVSTGLISIPCALAAYVMTGPSWLTLALGVHMVVLVLAGASMRAGMRAHRLGAWLKRRFHRIATHTEVFQESARSSALLPTRPILATLLGRVLQVVQYGVLAAAVGIDVTVVGALVAQGLNLVALAVGTLVPGQFGVSDGAFALSAKAFGTTAAKTMSIALIAHAMQVLFVLIGALTPLVWRARQQPT; encoded by the coding sequence ATGGGGAGCGAGCGACATGAGCTGAGCCTCGAGGCACCGGCGGGCGTTCCCCTGACGGCACGAGCCTCGGAACCGTTGCCGGCCCCGGATGGCCCCCTGGCCGCACGCAAACCCATGCGGGCGCGCGTGCAGGCGGTGCTACGCCCGGCGTTCGCGGTGCTGGGACTGGGCATGCTCGTCCTGCTCGTGCGGAACGTGGGGGCCGAGGAGTTGCGGAAGGTGCTGACGCGGGCGGCGCCCTGGTTGCCGCTGGTGTTCGCGCTCGAGCTGGGGCGCCTGTCGCTGGACGCGCTGGCCACGTGGGTGGCGTATGGCGGCCGGGCACGGCAGGTGCCGTTCCGCTCCATGTTCCGTGCGCAGCTCATCAGCACGGTGGTGTCGACGCTGGCGCCAGCGGGACGGGTCGCGGGCGAGGCGACGAAGGCGGCGCTGGTCAGCCCGTACACGGGAGGCGCCACGGCGATGGCGGCGGCGGCCACGTCTCAGGCGGCCTCGCTGGTCTCGACGGGCCTCATCTCCATCCCCTGCGCGCTGGCCGCGTACGTGATGACGGGCCCCTCGTGGCTGACGCTGGCGCTGGGGGTGCACATGGTAGTGCTGGTGCTCGCGGGCGCGAGCATGCGCGCGGGAATGAGGGCGCACCGGCTCGGAGCCTGGCTGAAGCGCCGCTTCCACCGCATCGCCACGCATACGGAGGTCTTCCAGGAGTCGGCGCGGAGCAGCGCGCTGCTGCCAACCCGGCCCATCCTGGCCACCCTGCTCGGCCGGGTGCTGCAGGTGGTTCAGTACGGCGTCCTGGCGGCGGCGGTGGGCATCGACGTGACGGTGGTGGGAGCGCTCGTCGCGCAGGGGCTCAACCTGGTGGCGCTGGCGGTGGGCACGCTGGTGCCAGGGCAGTTCGGAGTGAGCGACGGGGCCTTCGCGCTGTCGGCCAAGGCCTTCGGCACCACCGCGGCCAAGACCATGTCCATCGCGCTGATCGCCCATGCGATGCAGGTGCTGTTCGTGCTGATCGGCGCCCTCACGCCCCTGGTGTGGAGGGCTCGCCAGCAGCCCACCTGA
- a CDS encoding amino acid ABC transporter ATP-binding protein, which yields MIRVEDVRKRFPGAAAPTLDGVSFTLETGRLAAILGPSGSGKSTLLRCIVGLERPDSGAIHLGGQAGLVFQSFELFPHLTTLDNCVLAQRLVAKRSRADAEARARQLLEALGLAQRLDAYPDMLSGGQRQRVAIARALAMEPAVLLYDEPTSALDPSLRREVVETLRRVGSLGMTQLVVTHDVALARASEVVLVLDHGHLVEQGPPQQVLDAPRHEATRRLLAQVHG from the coding sequence ATGATTCGCGTCGAGGACGTGCGCAAGCGCTTCCCCGGAGCGGCCGCGCCCACGCTGGACGGCGTGTCATTCACCCTGGAGACGGGCAGGCTGGCGGCCATCCTCGGGCCGAGCGGCTCGGGCAAGTCCACGCTGCTGCGCTGCATCGTGGGCCTGGAGCGGCCGGACTCGGGCGCCATCCACCTGGGCGGACAGGCGGGGCTGGTGTTCCAGTCCTTCGAGCTGTTCCCCCACCTGACGACGTTGGACAACTGCGTGCTGGCGCAACGGCTGGTGGCGAAGCGCTCACGCGCCGACGCGGAGGCACGTGCGCGCCAGTTGCTGGAGGCACTCGGGCTGGCACAGCGGCTGGACGCCTACCCGGACATGCTCTCCGGTGGGCAGCGGCAGCGGGTGGCCATCGCGCGGGCGCTGGCCATGGAGCCGGCGGTGCTGCTCTACGACGAGCCGACGAGCGCGTTGGACCCGTCCCTGCGCCGCGAGGTGGTGGAGACGCTGCGCCGGGTGGGCTCGCTGGGGATGACCCAGCTCGTGGTGACGCACGACGTGGCGCTCGCACGGGCCTCGGAGGTGGTGCTGGTGCTGGACCACGGCCATCTCGTGGAGCAGGGCCCGCCCCAACAGGTGCTCGATGCCCCCCGGCACGAGGCCACGCGCCGCCTGCTCGCGCAGGTCCACGGCTGA